The following proteins come from a genomic window of Gimesia chilikensis:
- the carB gene encoding carbamoyl-phosphate synthase large subunit yields MPRRDDIKKILILGSGPIVIGQACEFDYSGTQACKALREDGYEVVLVNSNPATIMTDPETAHRTYIEPITWQYIQKVIEIEKPDALLPTLGGQTGLNAAMDLARRGILDQLGVELIGAREEVIAKAESRDQFKEAMTKIGLDCPRSAVVHNMEEANAAVKDIGLPIIIRASYTLGGTGGGVAYNREEFVEKVRSGLALSPVNEVLLEESILGWKEYEMEVMRDQADNVVIICSIENFDPMGVHTGDSITVAPAQTLTDKEYQRMRDATIACIREIGVETGGSNVQFAINPDTGRMTIIEMNPRVSRSSALASKATGFPIAKIAAKLAVGYRLDEIRNDITRETLACFEPTIDYVVTKIPRWTFEKFPDADPVLTVQMKSVGETMSIGRTFKESLQKALRGLEIGHFGLGGGNKDLWGTPKQPARDLIQSKLSIPNDERLFYLRYAFKSGMSVEEVHELSDIDPWFLNHIRQLVEFEDKIRAVSRLEDLDYAFMKQAKQHGYSDKQLAFWLDSTEMDVRQYRKSLGIEATFKQVDTCAAEFEAYTPYFYSTYEEENETPGNPDHKRRIMILGGGPNRIGQGIEFDYCCCQASFALQELGIESIMVNSNPETVSTDYDTSDHLFFEPLTTEDVLNICDRMQPDGVIVQFGGQTPLNLARGLEAAGINIIGTSPEMIDAAEDRERFQAILEKLELHQPPNGIATNIESARNVARKISYPILVRPSYVLGGRAMEICYDEESLVRYMNEAVSASPDHPVLVDQFLEDAIEVDVDAISDGITTLVGGVMEHIEEAGVHSGDSACVLPPHSLPDSVIDEIKRATHALARELKVKGLMNIQFAVKKTEDDYIVYILEVNPRASRTSPFVSKATGLPLPKIAAKVMAGVSLLEQNVTKEPKPKHTSVKESVFPFSRFLGVDIILGPEMRSTGEVMGISDGFAMAFAKSQLAANTSLPSEGTVFISMADLYKDMIIDPARRLIDLGFKIVSTSGTARVLREAGLEVSTVKKLKEGRPNLLDMMANQEVQFIFNTPSGKGSRTDEGKIRSASVSYGVTCVTTIPGCLAVVKALEALAEDATPQVRALQDWMADL; encoded by the coding sequence GTGCCTAGACGCGACGACATTAAGAAGATTTTGATTCTTGGCTCCGGTCCGATTGTCATCGGGCAGGCATGTGAATTTGACTATTCGGGAACGCAGGCCTGTAAGGCCCTCCGCGAAGATGGTTATGAAGTGGTGCTGGTCAACTCCAACCCCGCGACCATCATGACCGACCCGGAAACCGCTCACCGCACCTACATCGAACCGATTACCTGGCAGTACATCCAGAAAGTAATCGAAATCGAAAAGCCGGACGCACTGCTCCCCACGCTGGGGGGACAGACCGGCCTGAACGCAGCCATGGACCTCGCCCGCCGCGGAATCCTTGATCAACTGGGCGTGGAACTCATCGGTGCCCGCGAAGAGGTCATCGCCAAAGCGGAAAGCCGCGACCAGTTCAAAGAAGCCATGACCAAAATCGGCCTCGACTGCCCCCGCAGTGCCGTGGTCCACAACATGGAAGAAGCCAATGCCGCGGTCAAAGATATCGGTCTGCCGATCATCATCCGCGCCAGTTACACACTCGGCGGTACCGGCGGTGGGGTGGCTTACAACCGTGAAGAGTTCGTAGAGAAAGTCCGCAGCGGGCTGGCCCTCTCCCCCGTGAACGAAGTTCTGCTGGAAGAATCCATCCTCGGCTGGAAAGAGTACGAGATGGAGGTCATGCGGGACCAGGCCGACAACGTCGTCATCATCTGCTCGATCGAAAACTTCGATCCCATGGGTGTGCACACCGGCGACTCGATCACCGTCGCCCCCGCTCAGACGCTGACCGACAAAGAATACCAGCGGATGCGCGATGCGACCATCGCCTGTATCCGCGAGATCGGCGTCGAAACCGGCGGTTCCAACGTGCAGTTCGCCATCAATCCCGATACAGGCCGCATGACGATCATCGAAATGAACCCCCGCGTCAGCCGCTCCAGTGCACTCGCTTCCAAAGCGACCGGCTTCCCGATTGCCAAAATCGCAGCCAAGCTGGCCGTCGGCTATCGCCTCGATGAAATCCGCAACGACATCACCCGGGAAACGCTCGCCTGCTTCGAGCCAACCATCGATTACGTCGTCACCAAGATCCCCCGCTGGACATTCGAAAAATTCCCCGATGCCGACCCGGTCCTCACCGTGCAGATGAAATCGGTCGGCGAAACCATGTCCATCGGCCGTACCTTCAAAGAGTCGCTGCAGAAAGCACTCCGCGGTCTGGAAATCGGTCACTTCGGGCTGGGTGGCGGTAACAAGGATCTCTGGGGCACCCCCAAGCAACCCGCGCGGGACCTGATTCAGTCCAAGCTGTCGATCCCCAACGACGAGCGGCTGTTCTACCTGCGGTACGCATTCAAATCCGGCATGAGCGTCGAAGAAGTCCACGAGCTCAGCGACATCGATCCCTGGTTCCTGAACCACATCCGTCAGCTCGTGGAATTCGAAGACAAGATCCGCGCCGTCTCCCGCCTGGAAGACCTGGACTATGCCTTCATGAAACAGGCCAAGCAGCACGGCTACTCCGACAAGCAGCTCGCCTTCTGGCTCGACTCCACCGAAATGGATGTCCGCCAGTACCGCAAGAGCCTGGGTATTGAAGCCACCTTCAAACAGGTCGATACCTGTGCTGCCGAGTTCGAAGCTTACACACCCTACTTCTACTCGACCTACGAAGAAGAAAACGAAACGCCGGGCAATCCCGATCACAAACGCCGCATCATGATTCTCGGCGGCGGACCCAACCGCATCGGCCAGGGGATTGAATTCGATTACTGCTGCTGCCAGGCTTCGTTCGCCCTGCAGGAACTGGGTATCGAAAGTATTATGGTCAACTCGAACCCCGAAACGGTCTCGACCGACTATGACACCTCCGACCACCTCTTCTTCGAACCGCTGACCACCGAAGATGTGCTCAACATCTGCGATCGTATGCAGCCGGATGGCGTCATCGTGCAGTTCGGCGGACAGACTCCGCTTAACCTCGCCCGGGGACTCGAAGCCGCCGGCATCAACATCATCGGCACCAGCCCCGAAATGATCGATGCTGCCGAAGACCGCGAACGCTTCCAGGCAATTCTTGAGAAGCTCGAACTGCATCAGCCTCCGAACGGCATCGCCACGAATATCGAGAGCGCCCGCAACGTCGCCCGCAAAATCAGCTACCCGATTCTGGTTCGCCCCAGCTACGTGCTCGGCGGTCGGGCCATGGAAATCTGCTACGACGAAGAATCGCTGGTCCGCTACATGAACGAAGCGGTCAGTGCCTCTCCAGACCATCCGGTCCTCGTCGATCAGTTCCTCGAAGACGCGATCGAAGTCGATGTTGACGCCATCTCCGACGGCATCACCACCCTGGTCGGGGGCGTGATGGAACACATCGAAGAAGCTGGCGTGCACTCCGGTGACTCGGCCTGTGTCCTGCCACCTCACTCGCTCCCCGATTCCGTCATCGACGAAATCAAACGGGCCACACATGCCCTCGCTCGCGAACTCAAGGTCAAAGGCCTGATGAATATCCAGTTCGCGGTGAAGAAGACCGAAGACGATTACATCGTCTACATCCTCGAGGTCAACCCGCGTGCCAGCCGGACGTCGCCGTTCGTCTCCAAGGCCACCGGGCTCCCGCTGCCTAAAATCGCCGCCAAAGTCATGGCCGGTGTCTCGCTGCTGGAACAGAACGTGACCAAAGAACCGAAACCCAAACACACCTCGGTCAAAGAGAGTGTCTTCCCCTTCTCCCGCTTCCTGGGTGTCGACATCATCCTCGGCCCCGAAATGCGGTCTACCGGGGAAGTCATGGGAATCTCGGATGGCTTCGCCATGGCCTTCGCCAAGAGCCAGCTCGCAGCAAATACCAGCCTGCCCTCCGAAGGCACCGTCTTCATCAGCATGGCTGACCTCTACAAAGACATGATCATCGATCCCGCACGACGGCTGATCGACCTCGGCTTCAAAATCGTCTCGACCTCCGGCACCGCCCGCGTTCTCCGCGAAGCAGGCCTCGAAGTCTCGACCGTCAAGAAGCTCAAAGAAGGTCGTCCCAACCTGCTGGACATGATGGCCAACCAGGAAGTCCAGTTCATCTTCAACACGCCTAGCGGCAAAGGCTCGCGGACGGACGAAGGCAAGATCCGCTCGGCATCGGTTTCGTACGGCGTGACCTGTGTCACCACGATCCCCGGCTGCCTCGCGGTTGTCAAAGCCCTCGAAGCACTCGCCGAAGATGCCACTCCCCAGGTCCGTGCCCTGCAGGACTGGATGGCCGATCTCTAA
- a CDS encoding class I SAM-dependent methyltransferase, whose translation MPFSLTYHSRQFQFETAAELFSPQNLDRGTEVMLSTVTFAPGERVLDLGCGWGVVGILAASIVGSENVVMTDIDARAVKVARQNAERNQVAGVTILQSDGLQDHRETDFDWILSNPPYHEDFAVAKQFIMKGFNRLKVGGRMVMVTRRRLWYQKKLTSIFGGTEVHEIDGYFVFHAEKRRDTYAKRKKRNR comes from the coding sequence ATGCCATTCTCCCTTACCTATCATAGTCGGCAGTTCCAGTTTGAAACTGCGGCGGAATTATTTTCTCCCCAGAATCTTGACCGGGGGACGGAAGTGATGCTCTCGACGGTGACATTTGCACCAGGAGAGCGGGTGCTGGATTTGGGATGCGGCTGGGGCGTGGTGGGAATTCTGGCGGCTTCGATTGTGGGGTCGGAGAATGTGGTGATGACGGACATCGATGCCCGGGCGGTTAAAGTGGCTCGACAGAACGCCGAACGGAACCAGGTTGCGGGGGTGACGATTCTGCAGAGCGACGGATTACAGGATCACCGGGAGACCGACTTCGACTGGATTCTTTCTAACCCGCCTTACCATGAGGATTTTGCGGTCGCCAAGCAGTTTATCATGAAGGGATTCAACCGGCTGAAGGTCGGCGGACGGATGGTGATGGTCACACGGCGACGGCTGTGGTACCAGAAGAAGCTGACGAGCATTTTCGGAGGGACCGAAGTGCACGAGATTGACGGCTACTTTGTGTTTCACGCGGAGAAGCGACGCGACACGTATGCCAAACGCAAGAAGCGGAACCGCTGA
- a CDS encoding cation:dicarboxylate symporter family transporter, giving the protein MEKGAHPHFKPGLTTWILTSLVLGISCGLFFGELCAPLKTVGEIFIGLLQMTVLPYITLSLILNLGRISIRQTRHMALTVVSLMLILWCIGLFTVCLMSLSFPFWQKGAFFSTSIIEGPQTESLYDLFIPANPFFSLANNAVPAVVLFSIGVGIALSTIPKREQLLAPLSVAVNALMKLNRFVVHLSPFGVFAIVAYAVGTLPFEKFGLLQAYLITYTVATLILTVGILPMLISICTPVRYWDALRVSQPAVIAAFVLSSTFAVLPIIVESAREILERYKLEKDETGGSPDVLIPLVFPFPDMGRIVGLIFIPFSAWFYGSSLMPDQYPKFLSLGMAGSFAKPAVTIPWLLDLMHIPHDIFQLYLAVGVYTTRLGDALRSVYLFSFAILTAASLSGTLKVQWKRFFVYTTLSLVMAGIVIASIHTVLEYTFKNLYQSKAMIADRQLLFPGVKETILKESTPNPDPIQPGETRIDRIRKRGKIRLGFDAKRLPFSYFNDRGELVGFDIDMAHRLALDLGVDIEFVPFTPQTLVKQLNADHFDLAMSGLEGTIERATAFPVADSYMDVTLAMVLHDYRKVEFLEFEKLRHSPDLKIAVVANSFFDEKAHTFFPNASFVSINSEEDFFEEKADGADLLVTSAEAGAAWTLLYPEFSVINPLKKNVKVPMYYLGAHDIEFEEFMEVWLELKKKEGVFEELYNYWILGKDNKNAEPRWSIIRDVLQWVD; this is encoded by the coding sequence ATGGAAAAAGGCGCTCACCCCCATTTCAAACCGGGACTCACCACCTGGATTCTCACGAGTCTGGTGCTGGGGATCTCCTGTGGTTTGTTCTTTGGCGAACTGTGTGCGCCCCTGAAAACGGTCGGCGAGATTTTCATCGGCCTCCTGCAGATGACCGTCCTCCCCTATATCACGCTCTCCCTGATCCTCAACCTCGGTCGGATCTCCATCCGTCAGACCAGGCACATGGCCCTCACCGTTGTCAGCCTGATGCTCATCCTCTGGTGCATCGGTCTGTTCACGGTCTGCCTGATGTCCCTCTCCTTTCCCTTCTGGCAGAAAGGCGCCTTCTTCAGTACCAGTATCATCGAAGGCCCCCAGACCGAAAGTCTGTACGATCTGTTTATTCCGGCGAACCCGTTCTTCTCGCTGGCCAATAACGCCGTCCCCGCCGTGGTCCTCTTCTCGATCGGTGTCGGCATCGCGTTGAGCACCATCCCCAAACGCGAACAGCTCCTCGCACCACTGTCCGTCGCCGTCAATGCGTTGATGAAACTCAACCGCTTCGTCGTGCATCTCTCCCCCTTCGGAGTCTTCGCGATCGTCGCTTACGCCGTCGGTACGCTCCCCTTTGAAAAGTTCGGCCTGCTGCAGGCTTACCTGATTACCTATACCGTCGCCACACTGATTCTGACCGTCGGCATTCTCCCCATGCTGATCTCCATCTGCACCCCGGTCCGCTACTGGGATGCCCTCCGCGTCTCCCAGCCGGCCGTCATCGCAGCCTTCGTCCTCAGCAGTACCTTCGCCGTCCTCCCCATCATTGTGGAATCGGCGCGGGAAATCCTCGAACGCTATAAACTGGAAAAAGATGAAACCGGCGGTTCGCCCGACGTGTTGATTCCCCTCGTCTTTCCCTTTCCCGATATGGGACGTATCGTCGGTCTGATCTTCATTCCCTTTTCCGCCTGGTTCTACGGCTCCAGCCTGATGCCCGATCAGTACCCCAAGTTTCTCTCGCTGGGCATGGCTGGCTCTTTCGCCAAACCCGCGGTCACCATCCCCTGGCTGCTCGACCTGATGCATATTCCGCACGACATCTTCCAGCTCTACCTCGCGGTCGGCGTCTATACCACCCGCCTGGGCGATGCGCTGCGTTCGGTCTACCTCTTCTCCTTCGCAATCCTCACAGCAGCCTCGCTCTCGGGAACGCTCAAGGTGCAGTGGAAACGCTTTTTCGTCTACACAACGCTCTCGCTGGTCATGGCAGGCATTGTCATCGCCAGCATTCATACCGTTCTCGAATATACATTCAAAAACCTCTACCAGTCCAAAGCGATGATCGCCGACCGCCAGCTGCTCTTCCCCGGCGTCAAGGAAACCATCCTCAAAGAATCGACTCCCAACCCGGACCCGATCCAGCCCGGCGAAACGCGTATCGACCGCATCCGCAAACGTGGCAAGATCCGGCTCGGCTTCGACGCCAAACGGCTGCCGTTCTCCTACTTCAACGATCGCGGCGAACTCGTCGGCTTCGACATCGATATGGCCCATCGCCTGGCCCTCGACCTCGGCGTCGATATCGAGTTCGTTCCTTTCACACCCCAGACGCTCGTTAAACAGTTGAACGCAGACCACTTCGACCTCGCCATGTCCGGACTGGAAGGCACCATCGAACGGGCGACCGCCTTCCCCGTCGCCGACTCTTACATGGACGTCACCCTCGCCATGGTCCTGCACGACTACCGCAAAGTCGAGTTCCTCGAATTCGAGAAACTCCGGCATTCCCCCGACCTCAAAATCGCCGTGGTCGCCAACAGCTTCTTTGACGAAAAAGCACATACGTTCTTCCCCAACGCCAGCTTCGTTTCCATCAATTCCGAAGAAGACTTCTTCGAAGAAAAAGCCGACGGCGCTGACCTGCTGGTCACCAGCGCCGAAGCCGGTGCCGCCTGGACGCTCCTCTATCCCGAGTTCTCCGTCATCAATCCTCTCAAGAAAAACGTGAAGGTTCCCATGTATTACCTGGGCGCCCACGACATCGAGTTCGAAGAATTCATGGAAGTCTGGCTCGAACTCAAAAAGAAGGAAGGCGTCTTCGAAGAACTCTACAACTACTGGATCCTCGGCAAAGACAACAAAAACGCCGAACCCCGCTGGTCCATCATCCGCGACGTCCTCCAATGGGTAGACTGA